DNA sequence from the bacterium genome:
GCCGGGCCAACAACAAGCTCGGCCACTGGCTCGACTCGCTGGAGCGTGTCGTTTTCGGCATGGCGGCAGGCTCCTCGGGAGTCCGAGTCGCGGCGGTTGAATCGGGTGACTAGCTGTCGGGTCGAACGAACAGCATCCCCTCGAGCAGGTCAGCGAGTTTGAGAACCTGATCGCCCGATAGGCCGCCGGTGATGCGGCGGACGAAAAGGCCGATCGCGCGGTTGGCGGCATTGACGCCGACCGTCGTCGCTTTCTCGGCGACGAAACCGACTTCGAGTGCACGGACGGGCTTGAGGAAATAGGAATCGAGGCAGGCCTCGGTCAGACGCAGAACGAGGTCGGCGCCTTCCTTCGAATGCTCCTCGGGCGCCGAGGAGGCTCGGACTCGATCAATCGTCTGACGCACCTCGTCGGCGAGGCTCTCGGGTATTTCAGCTGCGAAGTGGTACTGCATTCGGTATCTCCACGATTGGATTCCTCGGTCGGGTCCTAGCTTTCGGCTCGTCGCAGGCAGCATTTCTTGTACTTGCGCCCGCTGCCGCACGGGCACGGGGAGTTGCGGCCGAAGCTGGGCCGTCCCCGCTTGCGCTCGGAAGCGAACTCGCTGATCCTCGAGTAGAGGTTCTGCCGGAAGACTTGTTCGAGCATTGTGTAGAGCTCGGGGTGTTTCTTCTTCATCACGCCCGGGCGCTCGAAGAAGTACTCGCTGGCGACGGCGAAGAACTCCGCCTCGTTGGTCAAGGCGTAGGGATTGATGTCGGACTCCCCGCGATCGATCTCCGCCATCTTGCGTCGCACGAGCTCGATCCAGGGCCCGATCGACTGCCGGTCGAGCCCGACGGCCGGGGTGCCGTCTACCGAGCCGTCTGATTTGTCGACCAGATGGGCGAACTCGTGCAGCCCGACGTTGTGCTTGTCGCCCGGATTGCGGAAACCTTGCAAGAGATCCGGCTTGACCAGGATCATCAATCGGTTCATCGCGCCCGTTCCCACCATGCCCAGTGTGTTCTTGCCCCTACCCTTGCCGAATGAGAAGTCTTCGTCGAAGCGCGAAGGATAGATCAGCACCTCGTTGATCTGGTCCCATTCCCACTCGGGGAAGCCGAAGATCGGGATGATCGCGCTAGCCCCGGCCAGCACCCGAGTCGTGGTGTCGACCTGAGTTCCGATGCCGGTCACGCGTTTCTCTCCCAGGAAGACCTGAAGCTCGCGTCGGAACCGAGTTTGCTCCGCCGGCTCGAGGGTGCGAAAGAAGACCACATCGCGTTGCAGGACCTCCTCCCAGTCGCCGGGGAAGGGGCTGGCGAGCAGAGCGCGCCGGCGATGGACCTTGCGGGTCATCGCGGCGTACACCCCGACCGCCCCGGCGACCGCCACCGGCATCAGCGTCCAGGGCGAGAGGTGCTCGGGTCGCAACACGACCGCCAGGAGCGCAAAGGGGAAGAAAGACAGCGTAGCGAAAACCCATGCGGTGCGGACCGTGCTTCGCTCCCAGTGCGAGGTGGTGCTCAACACCGGCGGCTCGGCTTGCATCGCTCCAGGTGGAGTCTGTGTTTCGTCTGTCATTGGTTTTCTTCCGGGTTGCGATTGATGTGGTCGAGCCATGTCTATCCGCACCCTAGCCCAACTTCTCCTCGTCGGCGGCTAGTTGATGTAGCCCGAGCTACCCGGAGAGACGGTGCGCCGGCGAGCGAGGGCGCCTATCCTAAGAACAGCGGTGTTCTTGGCCTCGGAAGGAGGTGAGATTCGTGTCCCTCAGGACGTTTCATCTGATCTTCATCCTGATCGTCATCGTGAGTGCCGAGCTGTTTGGCGCGCGCGAGATCTGGTACTACCAGCACACCCGGGACCCCTTGACGCTTTGGATGGGCATCTTGACGCTGGTGGGCGGCCTCGGGCTGAGCGTCTACGCGCTCTTCTTCGTCCGCAAGATGGACGCGGCGGGCATCCGTTAGAGGCGGTCGTCGAGGCCTCTTCAAGAGGAGCCGAGCCGATCCGGACTCGCGTCCCGGTCGGACCGTCTAGCGCAGAAGCGCCTTCACCCTCTTCAAGATCTTGCGCATCGTCGACTTCTTCATTGCGTTGAGCGTCGGATTGTCGAGGATGGTCAAGCCGCCGTCCTCTTTGAAGAAATCGTCGGGCTTCGACAGCGAGTGTCCCAGCTTGGGGAACAGGAGCACTTCGTGGTCGCGGCCCTTCGATTCCAGCGCCTCGATCAGGTCCAAGGTCTCCGTCACCGGCGTCTGGGCATCGAGCTCACCCTGACAGAAGAGGATCGGGGTCCGGACTTTCGAGATCACCTTGTGATTGGGCTTCGCCCGAAACAGCGACTGTCCCAAGCGGCCCTCGGCCGCGCCGGAGCGCCATGCCCTCAGTTGGTCCCGGAAGACCCGCTCTAGCACTGGCAGGACCTCGTCTTCGATGTTCAGCCGCCCGTTGCCGTCGGTGTCGGTACTCGGGTTGAGGTTGTTCACAAAGACCGTGTTGTCAGGCCGAGTGACGAGGGTATAGAGAACCGGTGCTATGCCGCCGATCCAGGTCGAGCCGAGGCCCCAGTTGCCGTCCAGCCGGTCGGTCTCCTCCAGGGTCACGAAACCGTCACCGTTTTCATCCGCCGCCAGCTCAAGGAAGATGCGGAAGATCTCGACAGTCTGGAAGTGCAGGAGTTCCTCGAAGTCCGAGGAGATCGACGCGACCAGCACTACCAGCTTGGCGCCGTCGACTCGGCGCCCGACTCTGGGAGCGATGATCGAGCCTTCGGAGTGGCCATAGACGGCCATCCTCTGGGGGTCTGCCATGGGATGGTCCACCAGCGCTGTGTAGGCACTCTCGGCGTCGCGAATCAGGTCCTCGAGGGTCGAGTCGATCAGGAGCTCCGGCTGGTCGTCCTGGTGGTCGAAGCTGGCGCCCCGCTTGTTGTAGCGCAGCACGGTGATCCCACGGCGACTGAAATAGCGGGCCAAGCCACGAAACAGCCGCTGCTCTCCGTGGGTGAGGTTCCAGTCGGGAACATCGATCGTGAGATCGGCATCGTGAAGGCCGCTGCCGTGGATGAGCAGCATCGCTGGGAACGGACCCTCACCCTTCTTGGGGTAGGAGACGATACCCTCGAGCACCAAGCCGTCGTGGGTCGGGAAGGAGACGATCTCTTCCTCAAAACCGGCGGCCAGCGCCGGGGGTGGCGGGGCCAGAACGGCGACCGCGGCCAGCACGAGGAGGATTCGCGGCATGACAAATGCCCAGTTCGCACAGGCTGACAGAGAAACGAAATCGTGTCGCCACCCCTGAGGGCGGCTCGGGCGAGGGTCCCTCAGGGAGCAGCCGTCGCTGTTTTGGTTTGACGGCGCATCAGGCCTGAGCTAGCGTTGAGTGTCGTTCGACATCATTGACTGCGGTAGCCGGCGCCGCCTCGGAAAGGAGAGCTTCAGATGAGCAAAGCAGTTCTTGGAGCGAGAATCGTCCTTGGCCTGATCTTCACCGTTTTCGGACTCAATGGGTTCTTCAACTTCATCCCGTTGCCGGAGATGTCTGAGGGCGCGAACAACTTCCTCGGGGCGCTGGCAGCGAGTGGCTACATGTTTCCGGTTATCAAGATCACAGAGATCGTCTGTGGCGTGCTCTTGCTCATCGGACGCTGGGTGCCGCTGGCGCTGACGGTTCTGGCGCCGGTCGTTCTCAACATCGTTCTGTTTCACGTCTTCCTGGAACCGAGCCCGGATGGGCTGTTCGTGCCCATTCTGAGCGTCGCGCTGGGCGTTTTTCTGGCCCGTTCGTATGGAAGCTCGTTTGCGGGCGTTCTGAAGGGCGGCGCCCAGCCGGACTGAGCTCCTCAGTGCGCCGGCGTTTGAGTCGGTTTCCGATTGAAGAAGAGGGCCGGTGAAAGGTCGGATGCGGGCTCGCCGCCGGTCAGAAGCTGAGCCCGGACGCTCAGCCTGGATGAAGCCGCCGGCAGCTGCCCGCGGGCGCGCCGTGAACTGAAGTCGACCGCGCTCTTTTGAGGGCGATAGGAGCGATAGGATCAGGGGCAAAGGAGACCTCATGTATCGATTCGTAGCATTCGCAGCCATCGCGTTTATCGCGCTGTCACTTGCCGCTCCCAGCACGGCCTTCGAGAAGATGGCCTACCGGGTCGTTGTCAATCACGAAGAGCAGTATTCGATCGTGCCGCAGAACTGGCCGGTGCCCGATGGATGGAAGGCGACCGGGAAGAGGGGCACCCTGGGCGAGTGCCACGACCACATCGAGGAGGTGTGGACGGACATGCGTCCACTGAGTGTCCGTGATTGGGATGGCAAGGACGACTACCAGGTGATCGTCAACCACGAGGAGCAGTACGCCGTCTGGCCGGCCGGCAAGGAGAAGCTTCCGACTGGCTGGAAGAGCTCAGGCAAGGGAGGCCGATTGCTGGAGTGTCAGGAGTACATCGAGGAGGTGTGGACGGACATGCGCCCTTTGAGCGTTCGGAAGAAGTTGGGAGCCGAAAAGTAGGCCGGATTCATCGGTCCGACATCAGCGCCAGAAGAAGATCCGCGATCTGGTCGGCGCCGTTATTCCGCCGCTCCGACCCGGTGGAAAGCACCAGGAGCCGCTCGATATCCCGGCGCCAATCGCTCTCTTCGAGTCGGTTCGGAGGGAGCTCGATCGAAGGCAGGTTCCGACGGACGAACTCCTCCAGGACAGGCGACTCGGGGAAGCTCGCGCGGCCGATGTAACCGAGGCGGGCGCCGGCGTGGAAGCACTCGGCGACCGTGCTGTAGCCGAGCTTGGCGATCACGGCATCCGCCGCCCAGATCAGGTCGGGAGGATAGACCGGGGATCGGTTGGGAAGGCGCAGGATGCCGTTGTCACGACATAGCCTGTCGACGCCGCCTAGGGTGACGAAGAACGACTCGTTGCCGGGCTCGGGCGCCACAGACCCCCAACCCATTCCGCCCATGGTCAGGAACACGAGTGGCCGTTGGTCGGTATCCTCGAGTCCGACGGCTCGCCGGGTCTCGGTCCTTCCGGCTCGCGCGGTCCGGCTCACCGGGCCG
Encoded proteins:
- a CDS encoding MbtH family NRPS accessory protein — its product is MRPLSVRDWDGKDDYQVIVNHEEQYAVWPAGKEKLPTGWKSSGKGGRLLECQEYIEEVWTDMRPLSVRKKLGAEK
- a CDS encoding alpha/beta fold hydrolase, with translation MPRILLVLAAVAVLAPPPPALAAGFEEEIVSFPTHDGLVLEGIVSYPKKGEGPFPAMLLIHGSGLHDADLTIDVPDWNLTHGEQRLFRGLARYFSRRGITVLRYNKRGASFDHQDDQPELLIDSTLEDLIRDAESAYTALVDHPMADPQRMAVYGHSEGSIIAPRVGRRVDGAKLVVLVASISSDFEELLHFQTVEIFRIFLELAADENGDGFVTLEETDRLDGNWGLGSTWIGGIAPVLYTLVTRPDNTVFVNNLNPSTDTDGNGRLNIEDEVLPVLERVFRDQLRAWRSGAAEGRLGQSLFRAKPNHKVISKVRTPILFCQGELDAQTPVTETLDLIEALESKGRDHEVLLFPKLGHSLSKPDDFFKEDGGLTILDNPTLNAMKKSTMRKILKRVKALLR
- a CDS encoding DoxX family membrane protein — its product is MSKAVLGARIVLGLIFTVFGLNGFFNFIPLPEMSEGANNFLGALAASGYMFPVIKITEIVCGVLLLIGRWVPLALTVLAPVVLNIVLFHVFLEPSPDGLFVPILSVALGVFLARSYGSSFAGVLKGGAQPD
- a CDS encoding peptidase; amino-acid sequence: MTDETQTPPGAMQAEPPVLSTTSHWERSTVRTAWVFATLSFFPFALLAVVLRPEHLSPWTLMPVAVAGAVGVYAAMTRKVHRRRALLASPFPGDWEEVLQRDVVFFRTLEPAEQTRFRRELQVFLGEKRVTGIGTQVDTTTRVLAGASAIIPIFGFPEWEWDQINEVLIYPSRFDEDFSFGKGRGKNTLGMVGTGAMNRLMILVKPDLLQGFRNPGDKHNVGLHEFAHLVDKSDGSVDGTPAVGLDRQSIGPWIELVRRKMAEIDRGESDINPYALTNEAEFFAVASEYFFERPGVMKKKHPELYTMLEQVFRQNLYSRISEFASERKRGRPSFGRNSPCPCGSGRKYKKCCLRRAES